DNA sequence from the Jatrophihabitans sp. genome:
CCACGACTCCGGCCAGCGCGGTGCCGACCACCGGCGCCAGATCCAGCAAGGCCGCGATGAAGGCCAGCGCGAAGGGGTAGGGCACCCCGACGGCCCACAGGAACACCAGCGTGAAGGTGCCCCGAAGCAGGGCCAGGGCCACCGTGCCGATTACGTAGGCGCCGATCTGGGCCACGATCTTGTCGCCGATCCCGCTGACCTGGGTCCGGCGTGAGGCCGGCGTCATCCGGTAGACGAAGGCGGTGATGTCACGCAGGTAGGCGAGGAAGTACAGCGTCAGGATCGCCAGCGTGAAGGCCTTGAAGATGCTCGCGGCGACCGTGGTGCCGACGCTGAGCAGGTTGCCGGCCACCTGCTGGTCCACGGTCGAGCCCTGCAGCCGGTTCTGCAGGGAGGCCAGCAGGCCGAACCGCCGGTCCAGGTCGGCGATCCGGCGGTGGTGCTGCAGATCGGACACATAACCGGGCAGGTTGCGCGTGAAGGTGCTGGTCTGCTCGACCAGCGGCGGGATGACCGCCACGCACATGCCGATCAGGAACACCAGGACGCCCACGAACACGATGGCCACGGCCATGCCGCGCTTGATCCCGCCGGCGTTCTCCATGCGGCGCACCGCGGGGTCCAGTCCGGCGGCCAGGAACAGCGACAGCGCCAGCAGCAGCAAGGTGTCCTTGCTCTGGTCCAGGGCTCGGAACAGCAGGTAGGTCAGACCGAAGCCGACCGTCGCGGTGAGGCCGAGCCGGAAGGGCGAGTAAGTGGCGAACCCCCGCCTCGGGGGTGCGGTCAGGTGGTTCGCGGGCTCGACCGGCTCGCTCACGGGGAGGCGGCGTCGGAGATGACCTCGCCGAGGCGCTGGTGCAGCTCGCGAAGCCGCTGATGAGTCTGCTGGCGCTCGGCGTGGAGGGCGGCAGCCTGCTCGCGAGCCTCGGTGATCAGCTGCTCGGCGGTGGCGCGAGCGGCCTGCTGGTCGAGTTGGGCTTGCCGCTCGGCGCTGCTGCGCCGGCTCCGCAGGGTGATCTCGAAGTCCTGCTCGGCGGTTCGCAGCCGTTCGATCGACGCTCGCTCGGCCGCGGCGCGGGCGGCGGCGGCCTCGTCGTCGAGCCGGTCACGCTCAGCGGCGGCGGCCTCGGTGATGCTGGCCCCCGCAGCGACGGCCTTGTCCAGCTCGGCAGTGGCGAGGTCGAGGATCTTGGAGGCCTCGGCCCGGGCCTTGTCCAGCTCGGCCGCGCTCTGCACCCGGGCCTGAGCCAGCTTCTGGTCGGCTTCGGCCGAGCGCTGGGCGGCGCCGGCCGTCAGCCGCTGCTGGGCCGCGGCGGCCTCGGCGCGAACCCGTTCGGCGTCTGCGCGAGCGGCCGAGAGCACCCGGTCGGCCTGCTCCTCGGCTGCCCGCCGGATCGCGGCCGCCTCCTCCTCGGCGGTGCGCCGGGTCTGGTCGGCTTCGTCGGTGGCCAGTTGCAACATGTCGCGGATCCGGTCCGAGACGTGCACCACCGGGCTCGGCGCTTCGGAGGCCTTGGCGGCCTGCTGCTTGAGCGACTCGATATAGGCCTCACGGCTGGCCAGTTGCGCGGCTCGGTCTGCGCTGGTGGACAGCGCGGCGTCACGGGCTGCTTTCAGCTCGGCGATCTGGGTCTCGGCCTGGGAGACGTAGCTGTCCACCTGGCGCTTGTCGTAGCCGCGGATGCCGACGTCGAAGA
Encoded proteins:
- a CDS encoding AI-2E family transporter, with translation MSEPVEPANHLTAPPRRGFATYSPFRLGLTATVGFGLTYLLFRALDQSKDTLLLLALSLFLAAGLDPAVRRMENAGGIKRGMAVAIVFVGVLVFLIGMCVAVIPPLVEQTSTFTRNLPGYVSDLQHHRRIADLDRRFGLLASLQNRLQGSTVDQQVAGNLLSVGTTVAASIFKAFTLAILTLYFLAYLRDITAFVYRMTPASRRTQVSGIGDKIVAQIGAYVIGTVALALLRGTFTLVFLWAVGVPYPFALAFIAALLDLAPVVGTALAGVVVSTVVMLESVPTGIAVICFFIAYEVLARLVFFPRLLDRSVRISPASALVGALAGYTTLGVVGFLISIPLVAVITLIMREVVLPRQASR